The proteins below come from a single Malus sylvestris chromosome 3, drMalSylv7.2, whole genome shotgun sequence genomic window:
- the LOC126617409 gene encoding laccase-17-like: MGVPLLSSPTLLRLFLFSLITLCLIPQHALASITRHYKFDIKHQNVTRLCHTKSIVTVNGQFPGPRIVAREGDHVLIKVVNHVQNNISIHWHGIRQLRSGWADGPAYVTQCPIQKGNNYVYNFTITGQRGTLFWHAHISWLRSTVYGPLIILPKRGVPYPFAKPYKEVPIIFGEWWNVDTEAIISQALQTGGGPNVSNAYTINGLPGPLYNCSVKDTFKLKVQSGKTYLLRLINAALNDELFFSIANHTLKVVEADAIYVKPFETNTILIAPGQTTNVLLKTKANFPNATFFMTARPYATGLGTFDNSTVAAILEYESPSKTLHSTLPMKKLPLFKPFMPALNDTSFATKFSNKLRSLANAQFPANVPQKVDKHFFFTIGLGTNPCSNSNQTCQGPNGTMFAASVNNVSFAMPTTALLQAHFTGQSNGVYSPYFPSSPLIPFNYTGTPPNNTMVGNGTKLMVLPFNTSVELVIQDTSILGVESHPLHLHGFNFFVVGQGFGNFDRNKDPANFNLVDPIERNTVGVPSGGWVAIRFLADNPGVWFMHCHLEIHTSWGLKMAWLVLDGKLPNQKLLPPPADLPTC, encoded by the exons atgGGAGTTCCTCTTCTTTCGTCACCAACACTTCTTAGACTCTTCCTCTTTTCTCTCATTACGTTGTGTCTCATTCCTCAACATGCTCTTGCAAGCATAACGAGGCACTACAAATTTGAT ATCAAACATCAAAATGTGACAAGACTATGCCACACAAAGAGCATTGTAACAGTAAACGGGCAATTTCCAGGGCCTCGAATTGTTGCTAGGGAGGGTGATCACGTCCTTATTAAAGTGGTTAATCATGTTCAAAACAACATTTCCATCCACTG GCATGGCATTCGACAACTTCGATCGGGGTGGGCTGATGGACCTGCATATGTTACCCAATGTCCTATACAAAAAGGCAATAACTATGTCTACAACTTCACCATTACAGGCCAAAGAGGCACTCTTTTCTGGCATGCTCATATATCATGGCTTAGATCAACTGTTTATGGTCCCTTGATCATACTTCCCAAACGCGGTGTACCTTACCCATTCGCTAAGCCCTACAAGGAGGTTCCGATCATCTTCG GAGAGTGGTGGAATGTAGACACTGAAGCTATTATTAGCCAAGCCTTGCAGACAGGTGGAGGGCCAAATGTCTCTAATGCTTATACCATCAATGGACTTCCAGGGCCCTTGTACAATTGTTCTGTCAAAG acaCATTCAAGCTGAAGGTTCAATCTGGGAAGACTTACCTTCTCCGCCTAATCAACGCTGCGCTCAATGACGAGCTCTTCTTTAGCATTGCAAACCACACCCTCAAAGTGGTAGAAGCTGATGCGATCTATGTCAAACCCTTTGAGACCAACACAATTCTGATTGCCCCGGGGCAGACTACAAATGTTCTGCTCAAGACCAAAGCAAATTTCCCCAATGCCACATTTTTCATGACCGCTAGGCCATACGCGACTGGACTAGGAACCTTTGACAACTCCACTGTTGCTGCTATTTTAGAGTATGAATCACCCTCCAAAACCCTCCATTCAACCCTCCCAATGAAGAAGCTTCCGCTCTTCAAACCATTTATGCCTGCTCTAAACGACACATCATTTGCAACAAAGTTCAGCAACAAACTCCGTAGCTTAGCCAATGCACAATTCCCTGCTAATGTCCCCCAAAAGGTTGACAAACACTTTTTCTTTACAATAGGCCTTGGAACCAACCCATGCAGCAACAGTAACCAAACCTGCCAGGGACCTAATGGAACAATGTTTGCGGCTTCAGTCAATAACGTTTCTTTCGCAATGCCAACCACCGCTCTACTTCAAGCCCACTTCACCGGGCAATCAAATGGGGTTTACAGCCCTTACTTCCCAAGCAGTCCTTTAATTCCATTTAACTATACAGGCACCCCACCTAATAATACAATGGTTGGCAATGGTACAAAGCTAATGGTACTTCCATTCAACACTAGTGTGGAGTTGGTGATTCAGGACACAAGCATTCTGGGCGTCGAAAGCCACCCTCTTCATCTTCATGGATTTAATTTCTTTGTTGTTGGACAAGGGTTCGGGAACTTTGACCGGAATAAGGACCCTGCAAACTTCAATTTGGTCGATCCTATCGAAAGAAATACTGTGGGTGTGCCCTCTGGTGGATGGGTTGCAATACGATTCTTAGCAGATAACCCGG GTGTATGGTTCATGCATTGCCATTTGGAGATCCATACTAGTTGGGGCTTGAAGATGGCTTGGCTAGTCCTAGATGGAAAGcttccaaaccagaagttgctTCCTCCCCCAGCAGATCTTCCCACATGTTAA
- the LOC126617410 gene encoding laccase-17-like codes for MGVHLLLASPFLRLFLFSFVMCLMHQHALAGITKHYKFEIKQQKVTRLCHTKSIVTVNGQFPGPKIIAREGDQLLIKVVNHVQNNISIHWHGIRQLQSGWADGPAYVTQCPIQTGNSYVYNFTITGQRGTLFWHAHISWLRSTVYGPLIILPKHSVPYPFTKPYKEVPIIFGEWWNADPEAIISQALQTGGGPNVSDAYTINGFPGPLYNCSAKDAFKLKVQPGKTYLLRLINAALNDELFFSIANHTLKVVEADAIYVKPFETRTILIAPGQTTNVLLKTKPNFPNATFFMTARPFVTGQGTFDNTTVAGILEYDSPSKTKTLNTKRLPLLKPNLPALNDTSFATKFANKLRSLNTPQFPANVPQKVDKHFFFTIGLGTNPCSQNNQRCQGPNGTMFAASVNNISFAMPNTALLQSHFSGQSSGVYTPDFPTNPITPFNYTGPPPNDTMVSNGTKLMVLPFNSRVELVMQDTSILGAESHPLHLHGFNFFVVGQGFGNFDPNKDPKKFNLVDPVERNTVGVPSGGWVAIRFLADNPGVWFMHCHLEIHTSWGLKMGWVVLDGKLPNQKLLPPPADLPKC; via the exons ATGGGTGTTCATCTTCTTTTAGCTTCACCATTTCTTAggctctttctcttctctttcgTAATGTGTCTCATGCATCAGCATGCTCTTGCAGGCATAACCAAGCACTACAAGTTTGAA ATCAAACAACAGAAGGTGACAAGACTCTGCCACACAAAAAGCATAGTAACAGTGAATGGGCAGTTTCCTGGGCCGAAAATCATTGCTAGAGAGGGTGATCAACTCCTAATTAAAGTCGTTAACCATGTCCAAAACAACATCTCTATCCACTG GCACGGCATTCGACAGCTTCAATCGGGGTGGGCTGATGGTCCGGCATATGTGACCCAATGTCCCATACAAACAGGCAATAGTTATGTCTACAACTTCACCATTACTGGCCAAAGAGGCACTCTTTTTTGGCATGCTCACATTTCATGGCTCAGATCAACTGTTTATGGGCCCTTAATCATACTTCCCAAGCACAGTGTTCCGTACCCTTTCACTAAACCTTACAAGGAGGTTCCAATTATTTTTG GTGAGTGGTGGAATGCAGATCCTGAAGCCATAATTAGCCAGGCCTTGCAAACAGGTGGAGGGCCGAATGTCTCTGATGCTTATACCATTAACGGATTCCCGGGGCCCTTATACAATTGTTCTGCCAAAG ATGCATTCAAGCTGAAGGTTCAACCTGGCAAGACCTATCTTCTCCGGCTTATCAACGCAGCACTCAATGACGAGCTTTTCTTCAGCATTGCAAATCACACTCTCAAAGTAGTAGAAGCCGATGCCATTTATGTCAAACCCTTTGAGACTCGCACAATTCTCATTGCCCCCGGCCAAACCACAAATGTTCTTCTGAAGACCAAACCCAACTTCCCTAATGCCACATTTTTCATGACTGCTAGGCCATTTGTGACTGGTCAAGGCACATTTGACAACACCACAGTTGCTGGCATTCTAGAGTACGATTCGCCATctaaaaccaaaaccctaaacacGAAGAGACTTCCGCTGTTGAAACCCAACCTCCCCGCCCTAAACGACACATCATTCGCAACCAAATTCGCCAACAAACTTCGTAGTTTAAACACCCCACAATTCCCAGCTAATGTCCCTCAAAAAGTTGATAAGCACTTTTTCTTCACCATAGGCCTTGGAACCAACCCTTGTAGCCAAAACAACCAAAGATGCCAAGGACCCAATGGGACAATGTTTGCAGCCTCAGTTAACAACATTTCTTTTGCAATGCCAAACACTGCCTTGCTACAATCCCATTTTTCTGGCCAGTCAAGTGGGGTCTACACTCCTGACTTCCCAACCAATCCCATAACGCCATTTAACTATACTGGCCCCCCACCAAATGATACCATGGTGAGCAATGGGACAAAGCTGATGGTGCTGCCATTTAATTCTAGGGTGGAGCTGGTGATGCAGGACACTAGCATTCTTGGTGCTGAGAGCCATCCTCTGCACCTTCATGGGTTCAATTTCTTTGTTGTGGGTCAAGGATTCGGGAACTTTGACCCGAATAAGGACCCTAAAAAGTTCAATCTGGTTGACCCTGTTGAGAGGAACACTGTGGGTGTGCCCTCTGGTGGGTGGGTTGCTATCCGCTTTCTGGCTGATAATCCAG GAGTATGGTTTATGCATTGCCACCTGGAGATCCACACAAGCTGGGGCTTGAAGATGGGTTGGGTAGTCTTGGATGGCAAGCTTCCCAATCAAAAACTGCTCCCTCCCCCTGCAGATCTTCCCAAATGCTGA